Proteins encoded within one genomic window of Thunnus albacares chromosome 13, fThuAlb1.1, whole genome shotgun sequence:
- the LOC122995976 gene encoding carbohydrate-responsive element-binding protein-like isoform X1, whose product MEGKGKVGSAGQSELQGSSDSESEPEGEPARVTGSGPSAGSFPCTQVIHSGHFMVSSPHSDTAPRRRKSGGSHRYDFDTVNRTWCQTYRYGPLSSGSLSIDPTLTRLFECMSLAYSGKIVSPKWKSFKGLRLLWRDKIRLNNAIWRAWFIQYVEKRKNPVCGFVSPLEGSEADAHRKPEAIVLEGSYWKRRIEVVIKEYHKWRIYYKKRLQKKKDDILSMLQEGQICQAKLEKWTNQMYQEPEAAPVEAHMFDLDCLLSDISDTLFTMTQKPCPWASDSHNTYTSNADMIQPGLTPLQPNLDDFMDIPDIFMNYRGQPTEQTGFADCGYFENSSSVAFAPVTSPVVTTPQLLIDTQLTQPNLASDNLSQPSSSNTQPDQSRPGQDCGEYHTSSIISGNMPYGHQSFPDPPVSIAFTTSIEQPASASIPFLYPLPCHKFGYHTTTSVTSSVITHTASTTGAQGSVHQVHGYPHTGDAYPQTPCHSLSYPAVVSDPVHAALPSVTAAHCFSVPEQVSATGVRGKHKQKTGGVRTAGPSVAPSGAPSTAPTPTSCLAKLLSSGAHQRKPSLGFDSSLVAAKGQRSSSPSTLQSSSSTCVGGASSQLQHGAVWPAGIPVLTPLHSQSATLGHSGPHANNSRGSAVSALLTHGSAHPGTTLLIPKTEKLSPVQLYGTDRNSLTVNFPQHPGQTSPPNALDKASNPESPHSGFSGHGKIESSKLSSLQQTETRRITHISAEQKRRFNIKLGFDTLHNLVTTLSSQPSIKISKATTLQKTGEYISKMQQERAQLHEEAQRLREEIQLLNSAINACQQQLPATGVPITRQRFDHMRQKFREYVQAQTLQNWKFWIFSIIIEPLFESYNGMVSTASVEDLCRSTLSWLDQHCSLPSLRPMVLSSLRLLSTTTAILTDPSLLPEQATLAVTQGDPAAALDHSLHPATRDNMHPM is encoded by the exons ATGGAGGGCAAAGGGAAAGTTGGTTCAGCCGGACAGAGCGAGCTCCAGGGCTCCTCAGACTCAGAGTCTGAGCCTGAGGGGGAACCTGCTCGGGTGACTGGTAGCGGACCGTCCGCCGGGTCTTTCCCCTGCACGCAGGTCATCCACAGCGGACACTTCATGGTGTCGTCGCCCCACAGCGACACCGCGCCGCGCAGGAGGAAGAGCGGGGGGTCTCACAGATACGACTTCGACACGGTGAACCGGACGTGGTGCCAGACGTACCGGTACGGCCCGCTTAGCTCCGGGAGCCTGAGCATCGACCCCACTCTGACCCGCCTGTTTGAGTGCATGTCCCTGGCCTACAG tggTAAGATTGTCTCTCCCAAGTGGAAGTCTTTTAAGGGTCTGCGGCTGCTGTGGAGGGATAAGATCCGTCTGAACAACGCGATCTGGAGAGCCTGGTTCATTCAGT AtgtggagaagaggaagaaccCAGTGTGCGGGTTTGTCAGCCCGCTGGAGGGCTCTGAGGCAGATGCACACCGAAAGCCTGAA GCAATCGTATTAGAGGGCAGCTACTGGAAGCGAAGGATCGAGGTGGTGATCAAGGAGTATCACAAGTGGAGGATCTATTATAAGAAGAGG CTTCAGAAAAAGAAGGATGATATTTTATCAATGCTACAAGAG GGTCAAATCTGCCAGGCCAAGCTGGAGAAATGGACCAATCAGATGTATCAGGAGCCTGAGGCTGCGCCGGTTGAAGCCCACATGTTTGACCTGGACTGCCTTCTGTCTGACATCTCCGACACCCTGTTCACCATGACACAAAAGCCATGCCCCTGGGCCAGTGACAGCCACAACA CGTACACTAGCAATGCTGATATGATCCAGCCAGGCCTGACTCCTCTGCAGCCCAACCTGGATGATTTCATGGATATACCAG ATATCTTTATGAACTACCGGGGCCAGCCAACTGAGCAGACTGGTTTTGCTGACTGTGGCTATTTTGAGAACTCATCCAGCGTAGCGTTTGCTCCAGTTACCTCCCCTGTCGTAACAACTCCTCAGCTACTTATTGACACCCAGCTGACTCAG CCCAATTTGGCGTCTGACAATTTGTCTCAGCCCTCCTCATCCAATACCCAGCCAGACCAGAGCAGGCCAGGCCAGGATTGCGGTGAATACCACACATCCAGCATTATATCAGGGAACATGCCATATGGACATCAGTCGTTCCCTGATCCACCTGTTTCTATAGCGTTCACCACCAGCATCGAGCAGCCAGCCTCTGCAAGTATTCCCTTTTTGTACCCACTGCCGTGCCACAAGTTTGGTTACCACACAACCACCAGTGTGACCTCTTCTGTCATCACTCACACCGCCTCCACCACGGGGGCCCAGGGCTCTGTGCATCAGGTTCATGGTTACCCTCACACAGGAGACGCATACCCTCAGACTCCCTGCCACTCTCTCAGTTACCCGGCTGTAGTGTCTGACCCGGTCCACGCAGCGCTGCCCTCTGTCACAGCGGCCCACTGCTTCTCAGTCCCAGAGCAGGTGTCCGCCACAGGGGTCAGAGGGAAGCACAAGCAAAAGACAGGAGGAGTGAGGACAGCTGGTCCCTCTGTGGCTCCGTCTGGCGCCCCGTCCACTGCACCTACACCCACTAGCTGCCTGGCTAAACTGCTCTCCTCAGGCGCCCACCAAC gGAAGCCATCGCTTGGATTTGATAGTTCTCTTGTAGCAgccaaaggtcagaggtcatcatCTCCCAGCACATTG cagTCAAGCAGCAGCACTTGTGTTGGAGGAGCTTCATCCCAGCTGCAGCATGGAGCTGTCTGGCCTGCAGGGATCCCAGTGTTGACACCACTGCACAGCCAGAGTGCCACCCTGGGTCACAGCGGACCCCATGCCAACAACTCCAGAGGCTCGGCGGTGTCTGCCCTGCTCACCCACGGCTCAGCGCACCCCGGCACAACCCTCCTCATTCCCAAGACGGAGAAACTATCACCTGTCcagctctatggcacagataGGAACAGCTTAACCG tcAATTTCCCACAACATCCAGGCCAAACATCGCCACCAAACGCTTTAGACAAAGCCTCCAACCCCGAGTCCCCACACTCAGGGTTTTCAGGACATGGAAAGATAGAATCGAGTAAG TTGAGCTCTCTGCAGCAAACAGAGACCAGGAGGATAACTCATATCTCAGCTGAGCAGAAGAGGCGTTTCAACATCAAACTGGGATTTGACACTTTACATAACCTTGTGACAACACTCAGCTCTCAGCCAAGCATAAAG ATCAGCAAAGCCACCACTCTGCAGAAGACTGGAGAGTACATCAGTAAGATGCAGCAGGAGAGAGCTCAGCTGCACGAAGAGGCTCAGAGACTCAGAGAGGAGATCCAGCTCCTGAACTCTGCCATCAA CGCGTGCCAGCAGCAGCTACCAGCCACCGGTGTGCCCATCACACGACAGCGTTTCGACCACATGAGGCAGAAGTTCAGAGAATACGTCCAGGCACAGACTCTACAAAACTGGAAGTTCTGGATC TTCAGTATCATCATCGAGCCACTCTTCGAGTCCTATAATGGAATGGTGTCCACTGCCAGCGTGGAGGACCTGTGTAGATCCACTCTGTCCTGGCTGGACCAACACTGCTCCCTGCCCTCCCTAAGACCCA TGGTTCTGAGTTCACTCCGTCTCCTGAGTACCACTACGGCCATCCTGACAGACCCCAGCCTACTGCCAGAGCAGGCCACCCTCGCTGTCACCCAGGGTGACCCCGCTGCTGCCCTGGACCACTCCTTACATCCCGCCACTCGGGACAATATGCACCCCATGTGA